Proteins encoded together in one Ferroglobus placidus DSM 10642 window:
- a CDS encoding dihydroorotate dehydrogenase, whose product MEESLLEVEVAGLKMRNPLILASGILGSYASSLNRISEHAGAVISKSVGVEEVEGYKNPVVVNYSHGIINAVGLSSPGAVKFAEELKAYKGSAPLIVSVFGSSPEEFAKVTSHFPFASAFELNLSCPHSEKYGLTVGSDPDLVKEIVKKVKKATNKPVFAKVSANVDVVEVGKAAEEGGADGIVAINTVKGMRIDIFTKKPILSNISGGVSGSAIKPIAIKCVWDLYEELEIPIIGSGGVTTWRDVVEFMLAGASAVEVGSVMYYSLRAIYSLKESLIAYARMVNCKLEELIGAAHG is encoded by the coding sequence ATGGAGGAATCTCTGCTTGAAGTGGAAGTAGCTGGATTGAAGATGAGGAATCCTCTTATCCTCGCAAGCGGCATTCTCGGAAGTTACGCTTCTTCCCTCAACAGAATTTCCGAGCACGCTGGGGCTGTAATTTCGAAAAGTGTTGGAGTAGAGGAGGTGGAGGGATACAAAAATCCCGTTGTTGTAAACTACTCCCACGGCATAATCAACGCCGTCGGCTTATCATCTCCGGGAGCCGTCAAGTTTGCGGAAGAACTGAAAGCTTACAAGGGAAGTGCTCCGCTGATAGTAAGCGTTTTCGGCTCTTCTCCCGAAGAATTCGCTAAAGTAACTTCTCATTTCCCCTTCGCTTCAGCTTTTGAGCTGAACCTCAGCTGTCCCCACTCGGAAAAGTACGGATTGACTGTAGGTTCAGACCCAGACCTCGTAAAGGAAATTGTAAAGAAGGTTAAGAAAGCCACGAACAAGCCTGTTTTTGCCAAAGTTTCAGCAAACGTAGATGTTGTCGAGGTAGGAAAAGCAGCTGAAGAGGGAGGAGCTGACGGAATCGTTGCGATAAATACCGTGAAAGGAATGAGAATAGATATTTTTACGAAGAAGCCGATACTCAGCAACATCAGCGGAGGTGTGAGCGGATCGGCGATAAAGCCAATAGCAATAAAATGCGTCTGGGATCTTTACGAAGAGCTCGAGATACCGATTATCGGGTCTGGAGGAGTTACGACGTGGAGAGACGTCGTGGAGTTCATGCTGGCTGGAGCCTCTGCCGTGGAAGTGGGAAGCGTCATGTACTATTCCCTGAGGGCGATTTACAGCTTAAAAGAGAGCCTGATAGCTTACGCGAGGATGGTAAACTGCAAGTTGGAGGAGTTAATAGGAGCCGCTCACGGCTAA
- a CDS encoding helix-turn-helix domain-containing protein, with product MIEVQIKTPAPPDCQLSIVRRVLDEAIVKVEKVSTFNEELRSLIDLKARNVEKILSELPATCVFSPVAKDEVKILFKGHTCHVALTILKSGCLISSAVLEKDNVTWNIICDEDSFIKLSRELEKEGVEFEIVYKGRFGEKDKVTLREEEILKIALEKGYFDFPKKIKLEELASQLNIAPSTLSEILRRGQKKVLEKYFSGN from the coding sequence ATGATCGAAGTTCAGATAAAAACTCCCGCTCCTCCGGATTGCCAGCTTTCGATAGTCAGAAGAGTTCTCGACGAGGCGATCGTGAAGGTTGAGAAGGTGAGCACGTTCAACGAAGAGCTCAGAAGCCTCATAGATCTGAAAGCGAGAAACGTCGAAAAAATTCTGAGCGAGTTGCCGGCCACGTGCGTTTTCTCTCCGGTTGCTAAAGACGAGGTGAAGATACTCTTCAAAGGTCACACGTGTCATGTGGCTTTAACGATACTAAAATCTGGCTGCTTGATTTCCTCAGCCGTCCTCGAAAAAGATAACGTTACTTGGAACATAATCTGCGACGAGGACAGCTTCATTAAGCTTTCAAGGGAACTCGAAAAAGAGGGAGTGGAATTTGAGATAGTATACAAGGGCAGATTTGGAGAGAAGGATAAAGTGACGCTCAGAGAAGAGGAGATTCTAAAAATAGCCTTAGAGAAAGGTTACTTCGACTTCCCGAAGAAGATAAAGCTTGAAGAGCTCGCTTCGCAACTAAACATAGCTCCCTCGACTTTATCCGAAATTTTGAGGAGGGGTCAGAAAAAGGTTCTCGAAAAGTACTTTTCGGGAAATTAG
- a CDS encoding ATP-binding protein: MKRLIIAINEETCIGCGRCVESCPTKALELKDGKAKLKDESLCDGFGSCIAVCPTHSLYLEEREAKPFDWSILQKIDFEEFLDKLVKHYKPKELAQE, encoded by the coding sequence GTGAAGAGGCTGATAATTGCCATAAACGAGGAAACCTGCATAGGATGCGGGAGATGCGTTGAATCCTGCCCAACTAAAGCTCTGGAGCTAAAGGACGGAAAAGCTAAGCTTAAGGACGAAAGTCTCTGCGACGGTTTCGGCTCCTGCATAGCCGTCTGTCCGACTCACTCCCTCTATTTGGAAGAGAGGGAAGCGAAGCCTTTCGACTGGAGCATTCTCCAGAAAATCGACTTCGAAGAGTTTTTAGACAAACTCGTAAAGCACTACAAACCGAAAGAGCTTGCTCAAGAATGA
- a CDS encoding AIR synthase related protein, whose amino-acid sequence MVSLDDIVKAVRNYPGVARKKYAGYFSKLVKAEFYGEDAAYIKFGDNYVILATDSIWHKVIEADLYWAGFVSILVNVHDVYAMGGKPLAALNVVSARSKEEMEEIARGIRDACEKFDVKIVGGHIHPDAKLPSIDVSMIGVAKSILRSDTAETGDKIVFAADLEGKPHPKLPYNFDSTNKSKEVLKYQFESMVEIAERKLANAAKDVSNAGILGTIAMMMEVSGKGCEIFVDRIFKPKNVSFVQWLLSYPACAFVVTTKKEREVLEVFEKHNLAAEVIGIVTDDKKVLLKSGREEAVLFDLNSESVLEIKE is encoded by the coding sequence ATGGTAAGTCTCGACGATATCGTTAAAGCTGTCAGGAATTACCCGGGAGTTGCGAGGAAGAAGTATGCCGGCTACTTCTCCAAGCTCGTTAAAGCCGAGTTTTACGGAGAGGATGCTGCATACATAAAATTCGGAGATAATTACGTAATTTTAGCCACGGACAGCATATGGCATAAGGTTATTGAGGCTGATCTTTACTGGGCGGGCTTCGTATCTATCTTGGTCAACGTTCACGATGTTTACGCGATGGGAGGTAAGCCTTTAGCAGCGTTAAACGTTGTTTCGGCGAGAAGTAAAGAGGAGATGGAGGAAATTGCGAGAGGAATAAGGGATGCCTGCGAAAAATTTGACGTGAAAATAGTGGGAGGGCACATACACCCGGATGCGAAATTACCTTCCATCGACGTGTCGATGATCGGTGTTGCTAAAAGCATACTCAGATCGGACACAGCTGAAACCGGAGATAAAATAGTTTTTGCTGCTGATTTGGAAGGGAAACCTCATCCAAAGCTTCCCTACAACTTCGACTCGACGAATAAGAGCAAAGAAGTATTGAAATATCAGTTCGAGTCGATGGTTGAGATCGCAGAAAGAAAGCTCGCTAACGCTGCAAAAGATGTTAGCAACGCCGGAATTCTCGGAACGATTGCGATGATGATGGAAGTTAGCGGGAAGGGCTGCGAAATTTTTGTCGACAGAATCTTCAAGCCTAAAAACGTTAGCTTCGTTCAATGGCTTCTCTCTTATCCAGCCTGCGCTTTCGTCGTGACGACGAAGAAAGAAAGAGAAGTTCTCGAAGTTTTTGAAAAGCACAATCTTGCAGCTGAAGTTATAGGAATCGTTACGGACGACAAAAAAGTGCTTCTCAAAAGCGGAAGAGAGGAGGCTGTACTCTTCGATTTAAATTCGGAGAGCGTTCTCGAAATTAAAGAATGA
- a CDS encoding A24 family peptidase yields MTDGIYVAKFLICLAIFLKASQLDLKERIVPNKYWKVMLLAVTPFNLVEFLSYSTFDFVFAIVQIAFASSLAYLLYRIGAYGGADAKALMALSYAFPRYPEVGIFPLLIKGFSFAFSTLANAVIAAPFLAIYMFLSNLIKGNVSKGEIPYSFIGTKVRVENFPKFYNLLEIAENGKVRKVRRGVEPDEKMLRELGKLKEEVWATPALPFLVFLTAGYIVAFFVGDILVYLLSLIL; encoded by the coding sequence ATGACAGACGGAATTTACGTTGCTAAGTTTCTCATCTGCTTGGCTATATTCCTAAAAGCTTCCCAGCTCGATTTGAAAGAAAGAATCGTTCCAAACAAATACTGGAAGGTTATGCTCTTAGCAGTTACTCCTTTCAACTTGGTTGAATTTTTAAGTTACTCAACTTTTGATTTCGTCTTCGCTATAGTCCAGATCGCTTTCGCATCTTCCTTAGCTTACCTCCTCTACAGAATCGGAGCCTATGGAGGAGCTGATGCGAAGGCTTTGATGGCTTTAAGTTACGCCTTTCCTCGATATCCGGAGGTTGGAATCTTCCCGCTCCTGATCAAAGGGTTTTCCTTCGCATTCTCGACTTTAGCTAATGCAGTAATAGCTGCTCCTTTTTTAGCGATTTACATGTTCCTTTCGAATTTAATAAAAGGGAACGTATCCAAGGGGGAAATTCCTTACTCCTTCATCGGAACCAAGGTAAGAGTCGAAAACTTCCCCAAATTTTACAACCTGCTTGAGATAGCCGAAAACGGGAAGGTCAGAAAGGTTAGAAGGGGGGTTGAGCCGGACGAAAAAATGCTGAGAGAACTCGGGAAATTGAAGGAAGAGGTTTGGGCAACTCCAGCTCTACCCTTCCTCGTCTTTTTGACAGCCGGATACATCGTTGCATTTTTCGTCGGGGACATTCTGGTTTACCTCCTCTCGCTCATTCTTTAA
- a CDS encoding homoserine dehydrogenase — translation MIKIAIIGFGTVGQGVAELLLRKRSEIEGRIGKFKVVAVADSKSSVVGEVDLEKALNEKRKKRRLSGDITAMEIIENVEYDVLFECTPTNVESGEPGLTHIKAALKRGKNVITSNKGPLVVAYNELCKLAEKNSCKLGFEATVGGAMPLIKLVKNDLAGSGILRIRGILNGTCNYILSRMEVEKMPYEQILSEAIELGIAESDPSYDVKGIDAAAKLVIIANALLERNVRFEDVHIEGIEDLTPEAFEVALKKGYTIRLIAEVGDSLRVSPRLVPLNHPLNIYGTLNAAEIVTETAGRVFVIGRGAGKLETASAMISDLIDMYDRRNLRC, via the coding sequence ATGATAAAAATTGCGATAATCGGTTTTGGAACCGTAGGACAAGGAGTGGCTGAACTCCTTTTGAGGAAAAGGAGCGAGATAGAGGGAAGAATAGGAAAATTTAAAGTTGTGGCTGTAGCAGACTCTAAAAGCTCCGTAGTCGGAGAGGTAGATTTAGAGAAAGCTTTGAACGAGAAAAGGAAAAAAAGGAGGCTTAGTGGAGATATAACTGCCATGGAAATTATTGAAAACGTCGAGTACGATGTCCTCTTCGAGTGCACACCAACGAACGTCGAAAGCGGAGAACCGGGTTTGACTCACATAAAAGCTGCGTTAAAGAGGGGGAAAAACGTTATAACTTCCAACAAAGGTCCGCTCGTTGTCGCTTACAATGAACTTTGTAAACTTGCCGAGAAGAACTCTTGTAAGCTCGGATTTGAAGCTACGGTAGGGGGAGCGATGCCCCTAATAAAGCTCGTGAAAAACGATTTAGCCGGAAGCGGGATTTTGAGAATAAGGGGAATCCTAAACGGAACTTGCAACTACATTCTCTCGAGGATGGAAGTTGAAAAAATGCCCTACGAACAAATCCTTTCCGAAGCTATAGAGCTTGGAATAGCTGAATCCGATCCGAGTTACGACGTAAAAGGGATAGATGCCGCGGCGAAGCTCGTCATAATCGCAAACGCTCTTCTTGAAAGGAATGTGAGGTTTGAGGATGTGCATATCGAAGGGATAGAAGATCTCACTCCAGAAGCTTTCGAAGTGGCTTTGAAGAAAGGATACACGATTAGGCTAATTGCTGAGGTTGGAGATTCTCTCAGAGTCTCGCCGAGACTTGTTCCGCTGAATCATCCGCTGAACATCTACGGAACGCTGAATGCCGCTGAAATTGTAACGGAAACTGCTGGAAGAGTATTCGTGATAGGAAGGGGAGCCGGGAAACTTGAAACGGCAAGCGCCATGATTTCCGACCTTATCGATATGTATGACAGACGGAATTTACGTTGCTAA
- a CDS encoding ACT domain-containing protein: protein MKINLVVELEDKPGQLLKVLTPIAKYGGNIIGIVHNRKVQQKSVLVDVVFEIAEDKADKLLEEIKSSGITIRKVNEIKLTEKISVLLVGHIIHTDISDTINRIDSTGFAEVTEMDISMPELNKPSTALLTISAVSKEKLEEALKILRNVCEEKKIKVVEPLNEEA from the coding sequence ATGAAGATAAACCTTGTCGTAGAGCTTGAAGACAAGCCGGGACAGCTCCTCAAGGTCCTTACGCCGATAGCGAAGTACGGAGGAAACATAATAGGCATAGTTCACAACAGAAAAGTTCAGCAGAAGAGCGTTCTCGTAGATGTCGTCTTCGAGATAGCCGAGGACAAAGCGGATAAGCTTCTGGAAGAGATAAAAAGCTCTGGGATTACCATAAGAAAAGTTAACGAGATAAAGCTTACCGAGAAGATCTCTGTGCTTCTTGTTGGGCACATAATTCACACGGACATAAGCGACACGATAAACAGAATAGATTCCACGGGTTTCGCAGAGGTTACGGAAATGGACATAAGCATGCCAGAACTCAACAAGCCGTCAACAGCTTTGCTAACCATTTCAGCCGTCAGCAAGGAAAAACTTGAGGAGGCGCTAAAAATTCTGAGAAACGTCTGTGAAGAAAAAAAGATAAAGGTCGTGGAGCCGCTTAACGAAGAAGCATGA
- the ilvE gene encoding branched-chain-amino-acid transaminase encodes MEELLIYINGEFVPKSEAKISVFDHGFLYGDGVFEGIRAYNGKVFRLYEHLDRLYDCAKVIDLEIPLTKEEFAQAILETLRVNKLRDAYIRPIVTRGIGDLGLDPRKCGRPNVIIIAQPWDRLYGDLYEKGLKAVTVAVRRNAIDSLPPNIKSLNYLNNILAKIEANVKGGDEAIFLDHNGYVSEGSGDNIFIVKKKVVYTPPTINNLKGITREVVIEILEEENIPFKETHLSLFDLYSADEVFVTGTAAEIAPVTVIDGRKIGDGKPGELTKFLMKKFREKTEKEGVPIYE; translated from the coding sequence ATGGAGGAGTTGCTAATATACATCAACGGTGAGTTCGTTCCAAAGAGCGAAGCGAAAATCAGCGTTTTCGACCACGGTTTTCTCTATGGCGACGGAGTTTTCGAAGGAATCAGAGCTTACAACGGGAAAGTTTTCAGACTCTACGAACATCTCGACAGGCTTTACGATTGCGCAAAGGTGATAGACTTGGAAATACCGCTCACAAAGGAGGAGTTCGCTCAGGCGATTCTCGAAACGCTGAGGGTAAATAAGCTGAGAGACGCTTACATAAGACCGATAGTGACGAGAGGAATAGGTGACCTCGGCTTGGATCCGAGGAAGTGCGGAAGACCTAACGTCATAATTATCGCTCAGCCGTGGGATAGGCTTTACGGAGATTTGTACGAAAAGGGGTTAAAAGCTGTGACTGTGGCAGTTAGGAGGAACGCTATCGACTCTCTACCGCCGAACATAAAGTCTCTCAACTACCTGAACAACATTTTGGCGAAAATAGAGGCTAACGTTAAAGGAGGGGATGAGGCAATTTTCCTCGATCACAACGGCTACGTATCGGAAGGGAGCGGAGATAACATTTTCATCGTGAAGAAGAAGGTCGTTTACACACCCCCCACGATAAACAACTTGAAGGGAATAACGAGGGAGGTGGTTATTGAAATTCTTGAAGAGGAGAACATACCGTTTAAAGAAACACATCTGAGCCTTTTCGATCTATATTCGGCTGACGAAGTTTTCGTTACGGGAACAGCAGCAGAAATCGCTCCGGTGACTGTTATAGACGGGAGAAAAATTGGAGACGGAAAGCCTGGGGAGCTGACGAAGTTCCTGATGAAAAAGTTTAGAGAAAAGACAGAAAAGGAAGGAGTGCCGATATACGAATGA
- a CDS encoding Sec-independent protein translocase subunit TatA/TatB, translating into MIGLGEFALILILALILIGPEKLPEVARTLGKLYAEYKHAMRRLELEILYGVEPPSEDLIEKIYEKKVNLNESVKEKLFK; encoded by the coding sequence GTGATCGGTTTGGGGGAATTTGCACTAATACTTATCTTAGCGCTGATACTGATAGGTCCGGAAAAACTTCCAGAAGTTGCGAGGACGCTCGGGAAACTTTACGCCGAATACAAGCACGCGATGAGGAGGCTGGAGCTTGAGATACTCTACGGAGTCGAGCCGCCGAGCGAAGATCTTATCGAAAAAATTTATGAAAAAAAGGTAAATTTGAACGAGAGCGTCAAAGAAAAGTTATTTAAATAA
- a CDS encoding Sec-independent protein translocase subunit TatA/TatB: protein MIGGIGPNELLVILIIAFILFGAHKLPELARSLGRATGEFKKAQREAEIELRKFEEELKAGKYKSQDEKRKKLEEIARTLNIDPEGKSDEELIEEINKALPKEKVEP, encoded by the coding sequence ATGATAGGAGGTATAGGACCAAACGAGTTGTTGGTGATACTGATAATTGCGTTCATACTCTTCGGAGCCCACAAATTGCCGGAGTTGGCGAGAAGCTTAGGAAGAGCCACAGGAGAGTTCAAAAAAGCTCAGAGGGAAGCTGAGATAGAGCTGAGAAAGTTTGAAGAGGAGCTGAAAGCGGGAAAATACAAGAGTCAAGATGAGAAGAGGAAGAAACTTGAGGAAATAGCCAGAACTCTTAACATCGATCCGGAAGGAAAGAGCGACGAGGAGCTTATTGAGGAAATTAACAAAGCTCTGCCTAAGGAAAAAGTCGAGCCGTAA
- a CDS encoding class I SAM-dependent methyltransferase: MSLKEMLKDKVTPEELSKLRRSFEIIGDVVIIEIPDEILHLKDEIAKAILAKHKHVKTILRKVGEVEGDFRIAKYEVIYGGETETIAKEHSCRFLVDPTKAYYTVKLSGERERIAKLVREGERVLVMYAGVGPYAIVIARLSKPREVIGIELNPVAVEYFKKNVKLNKVEGIVKVIEGDVRDVVPKLEGVFDRVVMPAPYHAEDHIYLLEGKLKEGSYVHIYTFAGEEEVEEVKKEVREEFEKIGAEVEIERIKKCGSYAPRVYRFVVDVKVSNLKK; encoded by the coding sequence ATGAGTTTAAAGGAGATGCTGAAGGACAAAGTAACACCGGAAGAACTTTCAAAGCTAAGGAGGAGCTTCGAGATAATCGGAGACGTCGTTATAATAGAGATCCCAGACGAGATACTCCATTTGAAGGACGAAATAGCTAAAGCGATCCTCGCAAAGCACAAGCACGTAAAAACGATACTCAGGAAGGTTGGAGAGGTCGAAGGGGATTTCAGAATTGCGAAGTACGAAGTAATCTACGGAGGAGAGACGGAAACGATAGCTAAGGAGCACAGTTGCAGATTTTTAGTCGATCCAACCAAAGCTTACTACACCGTAAAGCTTTCGGGAGAACGAGAAAGAATTGCTAAGCTCGTGAGGGAAGGGGAGAGAGTCCTTGTAATGTATGCCGGAGTTGGACCTTACGCTATCGTCATAGCGAGACTTTCCAAGCCGAGGGAAGTTATCGGAATTGAACTGAATCCGGTAGCTGTGGAGTACTTTAAAAAGAACGTGAAGCTAAACAAGGTTGAGGGGATCGTGAAGGTTATAGAAGGAGACGTCAGAGACGTCGTTCCGAAGCTGGAGGGTGTTTTCGATCGAGTTGTCATGCCCGCCCCCTATCATGCGGAAGACCACATTTACTTACTCGAAGGAAAGTTGAAAGAGGGTAGCTACGTTCACATTTACACTTTCGCCGGAGAAGAGGAAGTGGAAGAGGTTAAAAAGGAGGTTAGAGAGGAATTTGAGAAAATCGGTGCTGAAGTGGAAATAGAGAGGATTAAAAAGTGCGGAAGCTACGCTCCCCGCGTTTATCGCTTCGTAGTTGATGTTAAAGTATCGAATCTCAAAAAATAA
- a CDS encoding tripartite tricarboxylate transporter permease, producing MILESLIGIFLGCLTGLIPGIHPNTIASLYSSANSEEAVILVSMLVTHTFLNIIPATFVGVPEEDTALTIFPAHELVNRGEGGKAISISAFSSLFSAILSLPLFYVVAAISSFDLSFFYKFAIIFALIFFLRYEKDTFGGSLSTLKRRLYFLAVFFVSGILGFKALEAGDFYFPLLTGLFATPMLLQSLGSEKIVEQKVMFCLPNPVDVVKGVFAGFIVSLFPGISSGVATGIASANSKSSESYVSSISSANTSAAILSLAMLHSEKVRSGIAEALKGAREALFLLPLFVLVAAIIATAITLLLIYPSSKVFSKVKVGKVSLFVLIFLIVLSLHFNGVFGLAIYFSASAVGLISYALKVRPIACMGSVMLPVLFR from the coding sequence ATGATTCTCGAAAGCTTGATAGGAATTTTTCTCGGCTGTTTAACGGGATTAATTCCCGGTATTCATCCGAATACGATAGCTTCTCTTTACTCCTCGGCAAACAGCGAAGAGGCTGTGATTTTAGTTTCGATGCTCGTAACTCACACATTCCTCAACATAATTCCGGCAACGTTTGTGGGAGTTCCGGAAGAAGACACCGCTTTGACTATCTTCCCAGCCCACGAGCTCGTTAACAGAGGTGAAGGAGGGAAAGCTATATCCATTTCAGCTTTCTCCTCACTTTTTTCAGCAATTCTCTCACTACCGCTCTTTTACGTTGTCGCCGCGATAAGCAGCTTCGATCTCTCGTTCTTCTACAAATTCGCCATAATTTTCGCTCTTATATTTTTTCTCAGGTACGAAAAGGACACATTCGGAGGCTCGCTGTCGACGTTAAAAAGAAGACTTTACTTTCTCGCGGTCTTCTTTGTCTCGGGAATTCTCGGCTTTAAAGCTTTAGAGGCTGGAGATTTCTACTTTCCCCTCCTAACTGGACTCTTCGCAACGCCGATGCTTCTGCAGAGTTTGGGAAGTGAAAAGATCGTCGAGCAGAAGGTGATGTTCTGCCTTCCAAATCCGGTTGACGTTGTAAAAGGAGTTTTTGCAGGCTTTATCGTCTCGCTATTCCCCGGGATAAGCTCCGGTGTTGCCACAGGCATAGCTTCAGCTAATTCGAAATCTTCCGAGAGCTACGTATCCTCGATAAGCTCGGCAAACACCTCCGCAGCTATTCTAAGCTTAGCCATGCTGCACTCAGAAAAAGTTAGAAGCGGAATAGCCGAAGCTCTAAAAGGAGCGAGAGAAGCGCTGTTCTTACTACCCCTTTTCGTTCTTGTAGCTGCTATAATTGCAACGGCAATAACTCTACTCCTGATCTATCCCTCTTCGAAGGTCTTTTCGAAGGTAAAAGTTGGAAAAGTTTCCCTCTTTGTTTTAATTTTCCTAATTGTTTTATCTCTCCACTTCAACGGAGTTTTTGGACTTGCGATCTATTTCTCAGCTTCAGCGGTGGGTTTGATTTCATACGCTCTAAAAGTTCGCCCCATAGCATGCATGGGTTCCGTAATGCTTCCGGTTTTGTTTAGATAA
- a CDS encoding NMD3-related protein gives MKHPAIVQVRTEIEKALEIAKKFVTEVERREDGVDIYFEDVNEARRFISVFKRATKKKILVKSSTSYAGLRKGRVRYLFTYSLKENEGRRLR, from the coding sequence GTGAAGCATCCAGCCATAGTTCAGGTGAGAACGGAGATCGAAAAAGCCTTGGAAATAGCTAAAAAATTCGTTACTGAGGTGGAAAGAAGAGAGGATGGCGTGGACATATACTTTGAAGACGTTAACGAGGCGAGAAGGTTTATAAGCGTATTTAAAAGAGCGACGAAAAAGAAAATCCTCGTAAAATCGAGCACTAGTTACGCTGGTTTGAGAAAGGGGAGAGTCAGGTACCTCTTTACTTACTCTCTGAAGGAGAATGAAGGTAGAAGACTACGTTAA
- a CDS encoding TPD domain-containing protein, whose translation MKVEDYVKIRNELKRIEDLNKVVRRYGIRRGTAFSILVQKKVSYVRKNYYKFERRAEEILEYWETNKSFPSWLKLPPVMKLRLLFKAMGMSKKRIAKVLKNPEELSEFEDLIYDAMYRDYVYSPVAAENLAARGKIGEKIVERYLIARGVDFISEKEIRGDKTPDFLIQSELKIGGRKVRWIESKSMFGDVFAYEDNLKQFEKYSSEFGEGAVIFWHGFLDVLRDKEFLIISDIGHPSGEKRFLKDMVVKISDEGEFSWKGGEEMRSGKFVRELIRFFKSCSTSIAAEEKMAVKKALEKFGYVVTA comes from the coding sequence ATGAAGGTAGAAGACTACGTTAAGATAAGGAACGAACTGAAAAGGATCGAGGATTTAAACAAAGTCGTCAGAAGGTATGGGATTAGAAGGGGGACTGCTTTCAGCATTCTCGTTCAGAAAAAGGTTAGTTACGTAAGGAAAAACTACTACAAGTTTGAGAGGAGAGCTGAAGAGATCCTCGAGTACTGGGAAACGAACAAAAGCTTTCCGAGCTGGTTGAAGCTTCCGCCGGTTATGAAGCTAAGACTGCTCTTTAAGGCTATGGGTATGAGCAAGAAGAGGATTGCGAAAGTTCTTAAAAATCCGGAGGAGTTGAGTGAATTCGAGGATTTAATTTACGACGCTATGTATAGAGATTACGTCTACTCCCCCGTAGCAGCTGAAAATCTGGCTGCGAGGGGAAAAATTGGTGAGAAAATAGTTGAAAGATATTTGATAGCTCGAGGGGTTGATTTTATCTCTGAGAAAGAAATTCGAGGAGACAAAACGCCGGACTTTCTGATTCAAAGCGAGCTGAAAATTGGAGGAAGAAAAGTTCGCTGGATAGAAAGCAAGTCGATGTTTGGCGATGTTTTTGCCTACGAGGACAATCTCAAGCAGTTTGAAAAGTATTCGAGCGAATTTGGGGAAGGCGCTGTAATTTTCTGGCACGGCTTTTTGGACGTTTTGAGGGATAAGGAGTTTCTAATAATCTCGGATATCGGGCATCCAAGCGGGGAGAAGAGATTTCTGAAGGATATGGTGGTCAAAATTAGCGACGAAGGGGAGTTTTCTTGGAAGGGCGGAGAAGAGATGAGGAGCGGAAAATTCGTCAGAGAGCTAATAAGATTTTTCAAAAGCTGCTCGACTTCGATTGCTGCTGAAGAGAAAATGGCTGTGAAGAAAGCGCTTGAAAAATTTGGGTATGTTGTCACTGCTTAG
- a CDS encoding SDH family Clp fold serine proteinase, producing MNYFDPFSIFWFLLFFYLLISPQLNYRRLQMMRVKAMERLSRVRGSSVITLIHRQERIGLLGIPFYRFINIEDSEQVLRAIRMTPRDTPIDLILHTPGGLVLAATQIAKAIKDHPAKTTVIVPHYAMSGGTLIAIAADEIIMDPHAVLGPLDPQIMGYPAPSILKAVERKDVNEVDDQTLILADVAEKAIKQLREFIVELLEDRMGREKAEEIAKTLTEGRWTHDYPLTPEELKKMGFNVKTEVPKEVYELMELYPQPMFQREVVEFVPRSERVAKQ from the coding sequence ATGAACTACTTCGACCCGTTTTCGATATTCTGGTTTCTCCTGTTCTTTTATCTGCTAATATCTCCCCAGTTAAACTACAGAAGGCTTCAGATGATGAGAGTAAAGGCGATGGAAAGGTTGAGCAGAGTGAGGGGGAGTAGCGTTATAACGCTAATACACAGACAGGAAAGAATCGGTTTGCTCGGCATCCCCTTTTATCGCTTTATAAACATCGAAGACTCGGAGCAGGTTTTGAGAGCGATAAGAATGACTCCGAGAGACACGCCGATAGACCTGATTCTCCACACTCCCGGTGGATTGGTTCTTGCTGCAACGCAGATAGCTAAAGCGATAAAGGACCACCCGGCTAAAACGACAGTTATAGTCCCTCACTATGCGATGAGCGGAGGAACTTTGATAGCGATAGCGGCTGATGAGATTATAATGGATCCTCACGCTGTCCTTGGACCTCTCGACCCTCAAATTATGGGCTACCCAGCCCCTTCGATACTGAAGGCTGTTGAAAGAAAAGATGTTAACGAAGTTGACGACCAAACTTTGATTCTCGCAGATGTTGCTGAAAAGGCGATAAAACAGCTGAGAGAATTTATAGTGGAACTTCTCGAAGACAGAATGGGTAGAGAAAAAGCGGAAGAAATAGCAAAGACCCTCACGGAAGGTAGGTGGACTCACGATTACCCTCTAACTCCAGAAGAGTTGAAAAAAATGGGGTTCAACGTGAAGACGGAAGTTCCTAAGGAGGTTTACGAGTTAATGGAGCTGTATCCGCAGCCCATGTTTCAAAGAGAGGTCGTTGAGTTCGTACCGAGATCGGAAAGAGTGGCTAAGCAGTGA